The Candidatus Scalindua japonica genome contains a region encoding:
- a CDS encoding cupin domain-containing protein translates to MGIIQIKNIEFYQDDRGWCIRPITDDDIKNDKISDIHMVSMKPGAVRGNHYHINKTENILIIGSTCRLLVVDNNTNEKEEKIIENSDKKLFIIPPEVTHAIENIGNETSFLLCFSEVHGSLKNQDMINNKII, encoded by the coding sequence ATGGGTATTATTCAAATTAAAAATATTGAGTTTTATCAGGATGATCGCGGCTGGTGCATAAGGCCGATCACGGATGATGACATAAAAAACGATAAAATAAGTGATATTCATATGGTGAGTATGAAACCCGGAGCAGTAAGGGGAAACCATTATCATATTAATAAGACTGAAAACATTCTGATCATAGGAAGCACTTGCAGGTTACTGGTTGTAGATAACAACACAAATGAGAAAGAAGAAAAAATAATAGAAAATAGTGATAAAAAATTGTTTATTATCCCTCCGGAGGTTACGCATGCGATAGAAAATATAGGCAATGAAACCTCATTTTTGCTTTGTTTTAGTGAGGTACATGGTAGTTTGAAAAACCAGGATATGATAAATAATAAGATTATTTAA
- a CDS encoding ABC transporter ATP-binding protein — MNDDIAIKTENLTKAYKHFWGRRKVLALNKLNIVIQKGEIFGLLGPNGSGKTTTLKLLLGLIFPTEGKANILGKTTDDVSVKNRVGFLPEESCFYRFLNADETLNFYGQLFRIPGRERKLRINSLLKRVGLEFVRKRPLKQYSKGMLRRIGIAQALINNPDLIILDEPTSGLDPIGTKETKDLIVELKAQGKTVLLCSHLLSDVQDICDRVAILDKGELRISGTIGDLISSKEIAEILVRNLSNEAIEEVKGFIQAKHGEVVSIKNSSGTLEDLFLRIYATNTSNSKTDV, encoded by the coding sequence TTGAACGACGATATTGCCATAAAAACTGAGAATTTGACAAAGGCGTACAAACATTTTTGGGGACGCAGAAAGGTATTAGCTCTTAATAAATTAAATATCGTCATTCAAAAAGGCGAAATTTTCGGCCTGCTTGGCCCTAACGGTTCCGGAAAAACAACTACGTTAAAACTTCTCTTAGGATTAATATTTCCCACAGAAGGCAAGGCAAACATTTTAGGAAAGACAACAGATGATGTGTCCGTAAAAAACAGAGTCGGTTTTCTACCTGAAGAATCCTGCTTTTATAGGTTTCTCAATGCGGATGAAACCTTAAACTTTTATGGTCAGTTGTTTAGAATACCGGGAAGAGAGAGGAAATTAAGGATAAACAGTCTCTTAAAGCGGGTAGGGCTGGAATTTGTGAGGAAAAGACCTCTTAAACAATATTCTAAAGGAATGTTACGGAGAATTGGCATTGCACAGGCACTGATAAATAATCCTGACTTAATAATCCTTGACGAACCCACCAGCGGGCTTGATCCTATCGGTACTAAAGAAACAAAGGACCTAATTGTTGAATTAAAAGCCCAGGGAAAAACCGTTCTTTTGTGCTCACATCTTTTGTCCGACGTACAGGATATTTGTGATAGAGTTGCGATACTCGATAAAGGCGAACTCCGAATATCAGGCACAATTGGTGACTTGATTTCCAGCAAAGAGATTGCAGAAATACTGGTTCGCAATCTTTCAAATGAGGCAATAGAGGAAGTTAAGGGGTTTATACAGGCAAAACATGGCGAAGTTGTCTCAATCAAAAATTCTTCTGGAACACTTGAAGACTTATTCTTAAGAATCTATGCAACAAATACTAGTAATAGCAAAACAGACGTTTAA
- a CDS encoding TOTE conflict system archaeo-eukaryotic primase domain-containing protein: protein MDYEELYVKYQTLLNENFGLKAEIKRLKALLSISKPQKEVASEINTESSSDQISNHHNNIKALHPILHNFSEDKDKVNLFMSLFRSRDDVFAKRWQSKAGKSGYSPVCLNEWEPGVCYKPKVKCSECSHKSYAKFDEKIVEEHLRGNIVVGIYPLCIDEMCYFLAIDFDDTGWQKDISVLRNVCDEFEIPYAIERSRSGNGAHAWFFFENQISSALARKFGTALLTCSMNKRHEIKFKSYDRLFPNQDIMPKGGLGNLIALPLQMAARKNGNTVFIDDNFEPYADQWKFLGGIVKLSEDNVDALITRTCKRNELGELRKDDDELQRPWPTARIRLSKHDFPKKIVIIKSNMVYIPKNGFSQKTLNTLKRLAAFKNPDFYKAQAMRMPTYNKPRVISCCEDLERYLCLPRGCQEEIHSLLSKSNIDVTWIDETNHGRNIDVEFNGTLRNEQQEVIDELLNHDTGVLSATTAFGKTVVAAKLIAARKRNTLILVHRQQLLLQWIARLSEFLRINEELPVQEKKRGRRKKRGLIGQIGAGKDSLSSIIDVAIIQSLNSTGKVKECVKNYGMVIVDECHHVPAFSFEQILKKVNAKFVYGLTATPTRKDGHHPIIFMHCGAERFRVDAKKQAEKRPFDHYVVPRFTSFRIPINENSKELTIQELYTEITVDEIRNQLIVDDVFNSYENGRNSLVLSERTAHVMLLAKRLKERVPEVLTLMGGMGTKKTKEILTKISAIPTDKQLTLVASGKFVGEGFDEPRLDTLFLSMPISWKGTLQQYAGRLHRLYDKKNDVQIYDYVDTHVRMLEKMYGKRLNGYASIGYKVKGENIGTEPSDIIFDKNSFLPIYRNDILSASIEIVIVSPFVTYKRVTQMLQYFNNIVNKQVKITVVTRPSEDFKDTRIPALEQIFEVLKGVGIKVILKSNIHQKFAIIDQKTVWYGSINLLSFGSAEESIMRLVSNNIAYELIKSIEI from the coding sequence ATGGACTATGAGGAATTATATGTAAAATACCAGACCCTGCTTAATGAAAATTTCGGCTTGAAAGCTGAAATAAAACGGTTAAAGGCACTACTTTCTATTTCCAAACCACAAAAGGAAGTTGCCAGTGAAATTAACACAGAAAGTTCTTCAGATCAAATTTCGAATCATCACAATAACATTAAGGCTTTACACCCTATTCTCCACAACTTTTCTGAGGATAAAGATAAAGTCAATTTGTTTATGTCTCTTTTCAGAAGCAGAGATGATGTGTTCGCCAAACGGTGGCAGAGTAAAGCGGGAAAGTCCGGGTATTCGCCTGTCTGTCTGAATGAATGGGAACCCGGTGTATGCTATAAACCAAAAGTAAAGTGTTCAGAGTGTTCACATAAATCATATGCAAAATTTGACGAAAAGATTGTGGAAGAGCATCTTAGAGGAAATATTGTAGTCGGAATATATCCTCTGTGCATTGATGAAATGTGTTATTTTCTAGCTATCGATTTTGATGATACCGGCTGGCAAAAGGATATTTCAGTATTGCGCAATGTATGCGATGAATTTGAAATTCCGTATGCAATTGAACGTTCAAGGTCGGGTAACGGGGCCCACGCCTGGTTTTTCTTTGAAAATCAAATATCATCAGCCTTAGCAAGAAAATTTGGAACGGCATTACTTACTTGCTCCATGAATAAAAGACATGAGATCAAGTTCAAGTCATACGACAGACTTTTTCCTAATCAGGATATTATGCCAAAAGGTGGCCTTGGGAATCTGATAGCCCTCCCGCTACAGATGGCTGCAAGAAAAAACGGTAACACGGTTTTTATTGATGACAATTTTGAGCCTTATGCTGATCAGTGGAAATTTTTAGGCGGCATAGTTAAACTTTCTGAAGATAATGTAGATGCTTTAATAACCCGTACATGTAAACGCAATGAATTGGGTGAATTGAGAAAAGATGATGATGAACTGCAAAGGCCATGGCCAACTGCCAGGATTAGATTGAGTAAACATGATTTTCCAAAAAAAATTGTAATCATAAAATCCAACATGGTGTATATCCCTAAAAATGGATTTTCTCAAAAGACATTAAATACGTTAAAGCGGTTAGCTGCTTTTAAAAATCCCGATTTTTATAAAGCGCAAGCTATGCGAATGCCAACTTACAACAAACCGAGGGTTATCTCGTGTTGTGAAGACCTTGAAAGATATTTGTGCCTGCCCAGAGGTTGCCAAGAAGAGATTCACAGTTTACTAAGTAAATCTAATATTGATGTTACCTGGATTGATGAAACTAATCATGGAAGAAACATTGACGTAGAATTTAATGGAACCCTCAGGAACGAACAGCAGGAAGTAATAGATGAACTGCTAAATCATGATACCGGAGTATTATCAGCAACCACCGCCTTTGGAAAAACAGTTGTGGCTGCTAAACTGATAGCTGCAAGAAAGAGAAATACACTTATATTGGTACATAGACAGCAACTCCTTTTACAATGGATTGCCAGATTGTCTGAATTTTTAAGGATTAACGAAGAGTTACCGGTTCAGGAGAAAAAACGTGGAAGGAGAAAGAAACGAGGTTTAATCGGACAGATAGGGGCTGGAAAGGACAGTTTAAGCTCTATCATTGATGTTGCAATTATACAATCATTAAATAGCACCGGCAAGGTGAAGGAGTGTGTAAAAAACTATGGGATGGTAATTGTTGATGAGTGTCATCATGTACCCGCGTTTAGCTTTGAACAGATACTTAAAAAGGTCAACGCAAAATTTGTTTATGGATTAACCGCGACTCCAACAAGGAAGGATGGCCACCATCCAATAATATTTATGCATTGTGGAGCTGAGAGATTCAGGGTTGACGCAAAAAAACAAGCTGAAAAAAGGCCTTTCGATCATTATGTTGTTCCAAGGTTTACAAGTTTTAGAATACCGATTAATGAAAACAGTAAAGAATTAACCATTCAGGAATTATATACTGAAATCACTGTTGATGAAATACGTAATCAGTTAATTGTAGATGACGTTTTTAATAGCTATGAGAATGGCAGGAATTCACTGGTATTATCAGAGAGGACCGCTCATGTTATGCTGCTCGCAAAGAGGTTAAAAGAGAGGGTCCCGGAAGTATTAACCTTGATGGGTGGGATGGGTACTAAGAAAACCAAAGAGATATTAACTAAAATATCAGCAATACCGACTGATAAGCAATTAACATTAGTTGCATCAGGAAAGTTTGTAGGTGAGGGATTTGATGAGCCTCGACTTGATACACTGTTTCTGTCTATGCCAATCTCATGGAAAGGCACTTTACAGCAATATGCCGGCAGGCTGCATCGATTGTATGATAAAAAGAATGACGTACAGATATATGACTACGTTGATACCCATGTAAGAATGCTGGAAAAAATGTATGGAAAAAGGCTAAATGGATATGCATCTATTGGCTATAAAGTAAAAGGAGAAAATATCGGAACGGAACCGTCAGATATAATCTTTGATAAGAATAGTTTCCTTCCAATTTATCGTAATGATATACTAAGTGCGTCAATAGAAATTGTAATTGTCAGCCCTTTTGTTACCTATAAGCGTGTCACACAGATGCTTCAATATTTCAATAATATAGTCAATAAACAAGTAAAGATAACCGTTGTAACAAGACCATCTGAAGATTTTAAAGATACCAGGATACCTGCTTTAGAGCAAATTTTTGAGGTTTTAAAGGGCGTGGGAATTAAAGTGATACTAAAATCAAATATCCATCAGAAATTTGCAATTATTGATCAAAAAACTGTCTGGTATGGCAGTATAAACTTATTAAGTTTTGGCAGTGCGGAAGAGAGTATTATGCGTCTTGTAAGTAACAATATTGCATACGAGTTGATTAAAAGTATTGAAATATAA
- the lexA gene encoding transcriptional repressor LexA, whose product MKDKLTKKQHNFLSFLTKYIRENGYPPTIREMVYHLKLASTNSVKKYLDILERKGYIKRIPNSPRAIELCVETPENHTKLIPVIGRVRAGLPHLAVEDITGHLAIDTSIARWDNTFFLRVEGDSMIDAHIQDGDFVLVKSQQTAENGDIVVAIINEEATVKRFIKGNNNVYLEPANPTMKPIVIRGNQTHEMMIAGKVVTVLRQIE is encoded by the coding sequence ATGAAAGATAAACTTACAAAGAAACAACATAATTTCCTGTCATTTTTGACGAAATATATCCGGGAAAACGGCTATCCGCCTACTATTCGGGAGATGGTATATCACCTTAAACTGGCGAGTACCAATAGTGTAAAGAAGTATCTGGACATACTTGAGCGTAAAGGCTACATAAAGAGGATACCAAACAGCCCAAGGGCAATCGAACTTTGTGTGGAAACACCGGAAAACCATACAAAACTGATACCCGTCATCGGAAGGGTCAGGGCTGGATTACCTCACCTTGCAGTTGAAGATATTACCGGACATCTGGCCATAGACACATCGATAGCCCGTTGGGATAATACCTTTTTTCTGAGAGTAGAAGGGGACAGCATGATAGATGCTCATATCCAGGACGGTGATTTTGTATTAGTTAAGTCCCAGCAAACTGCGGAGAATGGTGATATAGTAGTTGCCATTATTAATGAAGAGGCAACGGTTAAGAGATTTATCAAGGGGAACAATAATGTTTACCTGGAGCCGGCAAATCCAACCATGAAGCCAATAGTTATCAGAGGAAACCAGACACATGAGATGATGATAGCTGGAAAGGTAGTGACAGTGTTAAGGCAAATTGAATAA
- the murD gene encoding UDP-N-acetylmuramoyl-L-alanine--D-glutamate ligase, giving the protein MLIEELEHKKILVLGLGREGVSSFQFLRRRFPEKVIGLADKLSKNQLDEPTRRIVENDKRVILISGNDYLKNISQFDIICKSSGIKPSIPELDDAKDKGIKTTSNTGLFFECCSSTIIGVTGTKGKSTTATLIYEILKLGGIDVRLTGNIGTPPLSSLEGTTSSTVFIVELSSYQLKDLHKSPHIAVILNITPEHIDFHGTFAAYVEAKRSIVQHQHENDFIIFNSSDKISTEIANISKAKKLSFGFQETIHTSCFMENNFLLFHSKEQREKIVSTKSIHLKGSFNLQNVMPGIIVGKLFNIPDNNIATAIQNFRPLEHRLEYVETCNGISFYNDSLATVPEATIAALSVFSERGLILLVGGFDRGLDLTGLARIIIESRIKGLILFPTTGNRLWDNIVEIANVRGNLPKHCYSENMREAVQKAYNMASEGDTILLSPASASFNLFTDYKDRGNQFKDEVKNLFKEELRNTK; this is encoded by the coding sequence ATGCTTATAGAGGAACTTGAACACAAAAAAATTCTTGTTCTTGGACTCGGAAGAGAAGGTGTAAGTTCTTTCCAATTTTTAAGGAGACGTTTTCCTGAGAAAGTTATCGGTTTAGCTGATAAACTTTCGAAGAATCAACTTGACGAACCAACAAGAAGAATTGTTGAAAATGATAAAAGAGTAATTCTGATCTCAGGTAATGATTACCTTAAAAATATCAGCCAATTTGATATCATCTGTAAATCGTCCGGGATTAAACCATCCATTCCTGAATTGGACGATGCAAAGGATAAAGGCATAAAAACCACATCTAATACCGGTCTCTTTTTTGAATGCTGTTCATCGACTATTATAGGCGTGACCGGGACAAAGGGTAAAAGCACAACGGCTACCTTAATATATGAGATCCTTAAACTTGGTGGAATTGATGTCCGTTTAACAGGAAACATCGGAACACCTCCTTTATCCTCGCTGGAAGGCACAACTTCATCAACTGTTTTTATCGTGGAGCTGTCCAGCTATCAACTGAAAGACCTTCATAAAAGCCCTCACATAGCTGTCATTTTAAACATTACCCCGGAACATATTGATTTCCATGGAACTTTTGCGGCATATGTCGAGGCCAAGAGGTCTATTGTTCAACACCAACATGAAAACGATTTTATCATTTTCAATTCTTCCGATAAAATTTCAACGGAAATTGCAAACATCAGCAAAGCAAAAAAACTCTCTTTCGGGTTTCAGGAGACTATACACACCTCCTGTTTTATGGAAAACAATTTCCTGCTTTTTCACTCAAAAGAACAACGAGAAAAAATAGTATCAACTAAGTCAATTCATCTTAAAGGAAGCTTCAATCTGCAAAATGTTATGCCCGGCATAATAGTTGGAAAATTATTTAATATCCCTGATAATAATATTGCAACAGCTATTCAGAACTTCAGGCCTCTTGAACATCGCCTTGAGTATGTCGAAACCTGCAACGGTATATCATTTTATAATGATAGTCTAGCCACTGTCCCGGAAGCAACAATTGCAGCGCTTTCAGTTTTCTCTGAAAGAGGACTAATCCTTTTAGTGGGAGGTTTTGATCGGGGGCTCGATTTAACTGGACTGGCCAGGATAATTATCGAAAGTAGAATAAAAGGTTTAATCTTATTTCCAACAACAGGAAACAGGCTTTGGGACAATATTGTAGAAATAGCAAATGTTAGGGGCAACTTGCCCAAACACTGTTATTCTGAAAATATGAGAGAAGCTGTTCAAAAGGCATATAATATGGCGTCAGAAGGAGACACAATCCTTCTAAGCCCTGCAAGTGCAAGTTTTAACCTTTTTACAGATTACAAGGATAGAGGAAATCAATTTAAAGATGAAGTAAAGAACCTATTCAAGGAAGAGTTGAGAAATACAAAATAG
- a CDS encoding ABC transporter permease subunit gives MQQILVIAKQTFKEAVRNKTLLIFITLGLVSIYCSVFMPVVGDGREKIKIVESICFRSITFFGTLAAILLSASSIPSDIENRILSTVTTKPVYRINIIFGKIIGFIYIIGVLLLIMGSASYALIRSTAFKQTGNGSCGLPARELFGPVKLETTGDSVKKIGNVSWIEGGGNEASVWKFEGLYTKDKNDDLVIEADFLIEGQKKSSRKFPVKIKIINPNSAKVLNKSIEISRNKPFYLRLNGKSLDGSGELTIVVSPRNSGDYLGMREGSLRIFWGGKSFGYNYMKGLILIAIQFFLMMIIAVFGSTFLSLPVNILFCLFVFFCGNITDFMRDISTVINVFEISEHEYGISKVIRKSNIFLIYLNNIIKNPILLLSYILPDFRYFSVEKYFIDGINIPFKKIFMGFGYAVLYTIVCFPLSFIVFKKKEVA, from the coding sequence ATGCAACAAATACTAGTAATAGCAAAACAGACGTTTAAGGAAGCAGTTAGAAATAAGACATTACTTATCTTTATTACTCTTGGCCTAGTTTCGATCTACTGCTCCGTCTTCATGCCGGTTGTTGGTGATGGCAGGGAAAAAATAAAGATCGTTGAATCTATATGCTTCCGTTCTATTACCTTTTTTGGTACACTGGCTGCAATTTTACTCTCGGCATCATCAATTCCGTCTGATATAGAGAACAGGATCCTTTCTACGGTAACTACAAAGCCTGTTTATCGAATCAATATTATTTTTGGGAAAATAATTGGTTTTATATATATAATTGGAGTATTGCTACTGATAATGGGTAGTGCAAGCTATGCATTGATCAGATCTACAGCCTTTAAACAAACCGGCAATGGTAGTTGCGGGCTTCCGGCCAGGGAACTGTTTGGTCCTGTAAAATTAGAGACAACAGGCGATTCTGTAAAAAAAATTGGAAATGTTTCATGGATAGAAGGAGGAGGAAACGAAGCCTCAGTGTGGAAATTTGAGGGATTATATACTAAAGACAAAAACGATGACCTGGTGATTGAAGCTGACTTCTTAATAGAAGGTCAAAAGAAATCCAGCAGAAAATTTCCGGTAAAAATAAAGATTATCAATCCAAACTCAGCAAAAGTATTGAACAAATCAATAGAAATATCGCGTAATAAACCGTTCTATTTGAGATTAAATGGTAAATCCCTGGATGGAAGTGGCGAATTGACGATAGTCGTATCGCCTAGAAATTCAGGCGATTATTTAGGTATGCGTGAAGGAAGTTTAAGGATTTTCTGGGGGGGAAAAAGTTTTGGATATAATTATATGAAAGGATTAATATTAATAGCAATTCAATTTTTTTTAATGATGATAATTGCTGTATTTGGATCTACTTTCCTTTCTCTTCCTGTTAATATTCTCTTCTGTTTATTTGTCTTCTTTTGTGGTAATATAACCGACTTTATGCGCGACATATCAACAGTTATTAATGTTTTTGAGATAAGTGAACATGAGTACGGAATATCCAAGGTAATACGGAAATCGAATATTTTTTTAATATACCTAAATAATATTATTAAAAACCCGATACTTTTACTAAGCTATATCCTGCCTGATTTCAGATATTTCAGTGTTGAAAAGTATTTTATTGATGGTATAAACATCCCATTTAAAAAAATATTTATGGGTTTTGGTTATGCGGTTTTATATACTATCGTTTGTTTTCCCCTATCGTTTATAGTTTTTAAGAAAAAAGAGGTAGCTTAG
- the dinB gene encoding DNA polymerase IV translates to MSNNKTIMHVDMNAFFASVEQQSKPSLRDKPVAVIGAQQRTVITTSSYEARAYGVKVGMTVPEAKKLCPDIIFVAGNNKMYTDTCTRLVRLYGDYTPLVEVYSVDEAFLDITGSLYLFGKPEAIAMLIKKKIRRGFGLTCSIGVGPNKLLAKLAGNMQKPDGFTTIHPGAVTEILEDLPVSELCGIGSRLEKHLDAMGVKTCGELGRFPIKKLVSKFGIIGNKLHQMGLGIDEGPVVPIEDTPDAKSVGHSMTLARNVTNGEEMERYILQLSEMVGRRLRRSHYFGKTVTMTIRYSNFHTFTKRCTIKEYINDGFEIYLVALDIVKRVRLKYTVRLLGVSVSNLVTDYCQIPLFKKDRDRISVLKAMDKINDRYGEFSITQARLLDRYSHKGVIAPAWRPAGIRRVSY, encoded by the coding sequence ATGTCCAACAACAAAACAATAATGCACGTAGATATGAATGCCTTTTTTGCCTCTGTGGAGCAGCAGTCTAAGCCGTCACTCAGGGACAAGCCCGTGGCTGTTATCGGTGCGCAGCAGAGGACTGTTATTACCACCTCTTCATATGAAGCCAGGGCTTATGGTGTTAAGGTTGGCATGACTGTCCCGGAGGCAAAGAAACTCTGCCCTGACATAATATTTGTTGCTGGTAATAATAAAATGTATACAGACACCTGTACACGCCTTGTCCGGCTTTACGGGGACTATACACCGCTGGTGGAAGTATACTCAGTTGATGAGGCATTTCTTGATATAACGGGGTCTCTCTATCTTTTTGGTAAACCGGAAGCTATTGCCATGCTGATTAAGAAAAAAATCAGGAGAGGATTTGGGCTTACCTGCTCCATCGGCGTGGGGCCTAACAAGCTGCTGGCAAAACTGGCCGGCAATATGCAGAAACCGGACGGGTTTACGACAATACACCCCGGAGCTGTTACTGAAATCCTTGAAGACTTACCGGTAAGCGAACTCTGTGGGATAGGGTCACGACTGGAAAAACATCTTGATGCTATGGGCGTTAAGACGTGTGGAGAGCTGGGGAGATTCCCGATAAAAAAGTTGGTAAGTAAATTTGGTATTATCGGCAACAAACTTCACCAGATGGGCCTGGGAATAGACGAAGGCCCCGTTGTCCCGATTGAGGACACGCCGGATGCAAAATCTGTGGGCCATAGCATGACCCTTGCGAGAAATGTAACAAACGGTGAAGAGATGGAGAGGTATATATTACAACTCTCGGAAATGGTGGGAAGGCGATTACGCCGCAGTCACTATTTCGGCAAAACGGTAACCATGACCATAAGATATTCGAATTTTCACACCTTTACAAAAAGATGTACTATTAAAGAATATATAAACGACGGATTTGAAATATACCTTGTGGCACTCGATATAGTAAAAAGGGTAAGGCTTAAATATACGGTACGATTACTTGGTGTGAGTGTCTCAAACCTTGTAACCGATTACTGCCAGATACCCCTTTTCAAAAAAGACAGAGACAGAATATCTGTCTTGAAAGCCATGGATAAAATAAATGACAGATACGGTGAATTCAGTATAACACAGGCAAGGCTTCTTGACAGGTATTCACATAAAGGAGTTATTGCCCCCGCATGGAGACCTGCAGGTATAAGAAGGGTAAGTTATTAA